Below is a genomic region from Patescibacteria group bacterium.
TTCAATCTCAAAATAATGCCAAAACATTGAAAGGCAAAAATATTTATTTCTGAAATACTTTAAAAATTTACGAATAATTATCTTCTGCCAAATCACATTATGTATTATACCTTCTATGAGGATTTAATATCATTTGCTTGTTACAAATTACTATTTTATGTTATAATATCAATAATATATAAAATTATAATCCCCTATGCTTAGCAACGAACAATTAAAAGAAATTTTAAATAAGTTTGAAGTTGTCCCTGAATCAGAATTTGACAAGTATTTAGCAGAGGCAAAAAATGTAAGAAAAAATGTTGTAAATTACTTAATTGAGAAAAAAATTATTTCTCCAACAGTACTTTACGAGAGCATAGCCAATTTCTTCAAAATTCCATTTATAGATTTGAAAAATCAGACCATCAGAAAAGATGTTCTTTTTGTTATTCCAGAATCTATAGCTTCTTCTCACAACATAATAGCCTTCGATTCAGACACCAAAGAGTTGAAAATAGCTGTTACTGATCCCGAAGATTTAGAAATTTTTGAGTTCTTACGAAAAAAAACTAGTCTTGAATTAAAAATTCACCTCACCACGCCAGAAAACATCAATGATACTTTAAAGCAATACCACAAGAGTCTTAAAGCAGAATTTAATTATCTCAATGATGATATTACCAAGGTTGCTGAAGATGGAAATAAAAATCTTACAAAATTAGCCGAAGATTTGCCTGTTGTTAGAATTGTAGATACTCTGCTCGAATACGCCATCATGGAAAGTGCTTCTGATATTCACATAGAACCGGAAGAAAAAGATGTTATTGTTCGCTATCGTATCGATGGTGTTCTTCATAACGTCATGATACTCCCTAAAAATGTGCAATCAGGGATTGTCGCTCGTATCAAAATATTATCTAACCTAAAAGTAGATGAACATAGAATGCCTCAAGATGGACGTTTTAAAATAAAGAACAAAGAATATAAGGTTGCTTTTCGTGTTTCCATTCTACCAACTTTTGATGGGGAAAAATTAGTTCTTAGACTATTAAATGAACAGGCACAAGCCTTAAACCTTGAACAAATTGGCCTACAAAGAAGTGCTCTTGAAACACTAAAGAGAAATGTTGCAAAGCCAAATGGAATTATTTTAGTAACTGGTCCGACTGGTTCCGGTAAAACCACCACTCTCTACACTGTCCTAAATATTCTAAACCAACCAGAGGTTAATATCTCAACGATTGAAGACCCGATCGAATATAGAATGCCTCACGTTAATCAATCACAGGTAAATTCAAAAATTGGTTATACTTTTGCTTCTGGGCTAAGAGCCTTCCTTAGGCAAGATCCTGATATTATTATGGTGGGAGAGATTCGAGATCAAGAAACAGCAGAGATTGCTGTTCATGCTGCTATGACTGGACACCTTGTTCTCTCAACCATTCATACTAACGATGCTGCTGGAACAATGCCTCGTTTAGCTGAAATGGGAGTCCCTAATTTTCTAATTGCGACTACTACAAATCTTATTATTGCCCAGAGGCTTGTTAGAAAAATTTGTGCTAATTGTATTCAAAGTTATAATCTTGACACTGAGACTATAAAAGATATTGAAAAAAATATGGATATTGTTGATGTTTTGAAAACACTCGAAAAAGAAAAAATAATTGTTGATTCTAAAAAAGGTCTCAAATCACTTCTTTTCTATCGAGGCAAAGGATGCAAAAGATGCAACAACACAGGTTATAAAGGACGAATTGGTATATATGAAGCCCTTGAAAATTCTGAGGAAATATCAAAATTAATATTATCTAGGGCTGATGGGAGAACCATAAAAAGACAAGCAGTCGAACAGGGAATGCTTACGATAGCTGAAGACGGATTCATTAAAGCAAAAAATGGAATAACTACTATCGAAGAAGTTATGAGAGTTACAAAAAATTAATACATGAACTATAAAAAATTATGACAGTAAATTTCTCAGACGATCAATTGAGGTCCAAGGGGGTGGGAAAAGATAACAAGGAAAATCAATACTCATTAATGGACAAAATTAACATGTTCCTACTAACCTTAAGTAAAGTCCCACTTAAGGAAAGGTTGTTTTTCGTCCAACATTTAGGAATCATGCTTAAGGCTGGGATTTCTCTTTCCAAGGCCCTAAAAACGATTTCGAATCAATCAGAGAATAAATACTTCCAATCTATTTTAGCTGATTTAGCTAGTCAAGTTGAGAAAGGCTCTGGCTTTTCTGATTCTCTCAGAAAATACGAAAAAGTTTTTGGTGAAATGTTTATTAGTATGATTGATGCTGGAGAACTTTCTGGTAAACTCGAAGAAGTTCTACACGAATTATTTATTCAAATGAAAAAAGAGCACGCTCTTATCTCAAAAGTTAAGGGAGCCCTCACCTATCCTGCTGTAATTATAATGGCTATGCTTGGGATTGGTACTTTCATGCTTATTTTTGTTATTCCAAAGATTACAGAAATGTTTGATAGTCTTGAAGCAGAGCTACCTCTTCCAACTAAAATTCTTATAGCAGTTAGTGATGCTTTGGCTAATAATGGTATTTTAAGTCTTGCTATCCTAATAATTTCAATTATCATTACCGTAAAAGTTTTAAAGACTTACAAGGGTAAATTTTATTTTCAATTAATTTTGTTAAAAACCCCTGTCTTTGGCCCAATCATTAAGAAAATAAACCTAGCCCGCTTTGCCAGAAATATATCCTCTCTTCTAAAAACAGACATTATGATAATCAAGTGTTTCCAAATTACAGCGAATGTTCTAGGTAATCTCCACTACCGCAAGGCTCTAGAAGAAATGGCTATCCAAATTAAAAAAGGAACAAATATCAATGAAATCGCAGCTCAATATCCAAAACTTTTTCCTCCAATGGTTGTTCAGATGATATCAATTGGTGAAGAAACAGGAGAGATTGATAATA
It encodes:
- a CDS encoding GspE/PulE family protein; protein product: MLSNEQLKEILNKFEVVPESEFDKYLAEAKNVRKNVVNYLIEKKIISPTVLYESIANFFKIPFIDLKNQTIRKDVLFVIPESIASSHNIIAFDSDTKELKIAVTDPEDLEIFEFLRKKTSLELKIHLTTPENINDTLKQYHKSLKAEFNYLNDDITKVAEDGNKNLTKLAEDLPVVRIVDTLLEYAIMESASDIHIEPEEKDVIVRYRIDGVLHNVMILPKNVQSGIVARIKILSNLKVDEHRMPQDGRFKIKNKEYKVAFRVSILPTFDGEKLVLRLLNEQAQALNLEQIGLQRSALETLKRNVAKPNGIILVTGPTGSGKTTTLYTVLNILNQPEVNISTIEDPIEYRMPHVNQSQVNSKIGYTFASGLRAFLRQDPDIIMVGEIRDQETAEIAVHAAMTGHLVLSTIHTNDAAGTMPRLAEMGVPNFLIATTTNLIIAQRLVRKICANCIQSYNLDTETIKDIEKNMDIVDVLKTLEKEKIIVDSKKGLKSLLFYRGKGCKRCNNTGYKGRIGIYEALENSEEISKLILSRADGRTIKRQAVEQGMLTIAEDGFIKAKNGITTIEEVMRVTKN
- a CDS encoding type II secretion system F family protein; this encodes MTVNFSDDQLRSKGVGKDNKENQYSLMDKINMFLLTLSKVPLKERLFFVQHLGIMLKAGISLSKALKTISNQSENKYFQSILADLASQVEKGSGFSDSLRKYEKVFGEMFISMIDAGELSGKLEEVLHELFIQMKKEHALISKVKGALTYPAVIIMAMLGIGTFMLIFVIPKITEMFDSLEAELPLPTKILIAVSDALANNGILSLAILIISIIITVKVLKTYKGKFYFQLILLKTPVFGPIIKKINLARFARNISSLLKTDIMIIKCFQITANVLGNLHYRKALEEMAIQIKKGTNINEIAAQYPKLFPPMVVQMISIGEETGEIDNILMELAEFYEEEVDQIMQNLPAIIEPLLILGLGVGVGGVAVAVIMPMYALTSAM